From the Plodia interpunctella isolate USDA-ARS_2022_Savannah chromosome 5, ilPloInte3.2, whole genome shotgun sequence genome, one window contains:
- the LOC128670387 gene encoding zinc finger protein 771-like, whose protein sequence is MDMSKVCRSCMKEVASWERENFNPRAVEMFCFCTNIMITEEDKLPQQFCYDCTIKIESSFTFITEAQKVNITLKNIISRALTSIIVEPTESHNKTIQNPVNNMKLTLPDYKISTSADDYYEPILSEEICNERSADIHHIDIDINKENALIQTKNDIATEELNTMSIDAGNGSENKKNICPVCRKMFTSKTWFDKHMEKEHTGRKYSCPHCSKTFAKKSQLKYHSTTHSDVRQFSCPEPDCGKRFKRRKQLACHARSHGDVRPYACDLCSRRFKLKSVLKCHMKVHEDTKQYLCYHCGWSFTQIGNLKVHMRIHTGEKPFSCTECGFRAAAASNLRRHQRRHRNAASHVCGTCRKGFYDASALTRHTRTHTGELPYQCPSCARAFADSWKRKTHLMRAHRRALAAIPRMRRDGQPAI, encoded by the exons ATGGACATGTCCAAAGTATGCCGTAGTTGTATGAAAGAAGTAGCTTCATGGGAGCGAGAAAATTTCAACCCAAGAGCTGTGgagatgttttgtttttgtacaaatattatg ATTACCGAAGAAGACAAACTCCCGCAACAGTTCTGTTACGACTGCACCATAAAGATAGAATCTTCATTCACGTTTATCACAGAAGCACAGAAGGTCAACATAACACTAAAGAACATAATATCTCGAGCTTTAACCAGCATTATTGTGGAACCGACCGAGAGCCACAATAAGACCATTCAAAATCcagtaaataatatgaagTTAACTTTACCAGATTACAAGATAAGTACTTCAGCAGATGATTACTATGAACCTATTTTATCTGAGGAAATTTGTAATGAAAGAAGTGCAGATATTCACCACATAGatattgacataaataaagagaatGCATTAATACAAACTAAGAATGACATTGCTACTGAAGAACTAAATACTATGTCTATAGATGCTGGAAATGGAagtgagaataaaaaaaatatctgcccTGTGTGTAGAAAAATGTTCACATCTAAAACCTGGTTTGATAAACACATGGAGAAGGAACATACTGGCCGGAAATATAGTTGCCCTCACTGTTctaaaa CATTTGCAAAGAAGAGTCAGTTAAAGTACCACTCCACGACACACTCTGATGTGCGACAGTTCTCGTGCCCCGAGCCGGACTGCGGCAAGAGGTTCAAGAGACGCAAGCAGCTGGCTTGTCACGCTCGGTCGCACGGGGACGTCAGGCCTTATGCTTGTGATCTGTGCTCCAGGag atttaaaCTGAAAAGTGTTTTAAAGTGTCACATGAAGGTACACGAGGACACCAAGCAGTACCTGTGTTACCACTGCGGGTGGAGCTTCACTCAAA TTGGCAACCTGAAAGTGCACATGCGCATACACACTGGGGAGAAGCCCTTCTCGTGTACCGAATGCGGGTTCCGCGCGGCCGCCGCCTCCAACCTGCGGCGCCACCAGCGCCGGCACCGCAACGCTGCCTCACATGTGTGCGGCACGTGTAGGAAGGGATTCTACGACGCCAGTGCTTTG ACGCGGCACACGCGCACCCACACAGGAGAGCTGCCGTACCAATGCCCGAGCTGCGCGCGCGCGTTCGCGGACAGCTGGAAGCGCAAGACGCACCTCATGCGCGCGCACCGCCGCGCGCTCGCCGCCATCCCGCGCATGCGCAGGGACGGACAGCCCGCCATCTGA
- the LOC128670389 gene encoding dual specificity protein phosphatase MPK-4-like isoform X1, whose product MAKQVADVQIHASDSQDPLEDDNLDVSVDLIDERLYLGNLACARDYKTLEKLQVTHVLTIDVVPLPRSILDRANLTFKYIKLADVPKEDLISHLPETNEFIKEAIGDDGTVLVHCYFGVSRSAAVVVAYIMEKYRLCYEEAFDLVKSKRRFIHPNMGFQAQLKLFGHMGYRLNKDDPRFKQFRLKMAGQKLKQVKILPQQFADLVKPDPGLVRERPDPVVYRCKTCRRIVAGHTNLIPHLPKEVKVELAKKGIRPPPSNLTGLDCSENGQILMERLRGLAGRDGGPSQVLDGYSETNLVDGHITVRDCPSACTLMWFVEPMAWMRGVQHELHGKLHCPKCQNKIGSFNWVMGCKCPCGQKVAPAFYLVPSKVEWSNIVQNVQVTV is encoded by the exons ATGGCTAAACAAGTTGCTGATGTTCAGATCCACGCATCTGACTCGCAGGATCCATTGGAGGATGACAATCTGGACGTCAGTGTTGATCTGATTGATGAAAGGCTATATCTAG GTAACCTAGCATGTGCACGAGACTACAAGACCCTGGAGAAGCTGCAGGTCACTCATGTGCTGACCATAGACGTGGTACCCCTGCCGCGGAGCATACTTGACAGGGCCAATCTcacattcaaatatattaagt tggCTGACGTGCCCAAGGAAGACTTAATAAGTCATCTGCCAGAAACAAATGAGTTTATAAAGGAAGCTATAGGTGATGATGGCACAGTCCTTGTTCATTG ttacTTCGGCGTATCCCGATCAGCGGCAGTCGTAGTCGCCTACATTATGGAAAAATACAGACTCTGCTACGAAGAAGCTTTTGACTTGGTGAAGAGCAAGCGTCGGTTCATCCATCCTAACATGGGGTTCCAAGCTCAGCTCAAACTGTTCGGACACATGGGCTACAGGCTCAACAAGGATGATCCGAGGTTTAAGCAGTTCCGGCTGAAGATGGCTGGGCAGAAGTTGAAGCAAG TGAAAATTCTTCCCCAGCAATTCGCGGACCTGGTAAAGCCTGACCCGGGGCTGGTGCGGGAGCGGCCCGACCCCGTCGTGTACCGCTGCAAGACGTGTCGCCGCATCGTCGCGGGACACACCAACCTCATACCGCATCTACCCAAAGAG GTGAAGGTGGAACTAGCCAAAAAGGGTATCCGGCCCCCACCGAGTAACCTGACCGGATTGGACTGTTCAGAGAACGGGCAGATCCTGATGGAGAGGCTGCGCGGCCTCGCCGGCCGCGACGGCGGACCCAGCCAG GTGCTAGACGGGTACAGTGAGACGAATCTAGTGGACGGACACATAACAGTACGGGATTGTCCGTCCGCGTGTACGCTGATGTGGTTCGTGGAGCCCATGGCGTGGATGCGCGGCGTGCAGCACGAACTGCACGGCAAACTGCACTGCCCCAAGTGTCAGAACAAGATCGGCAGCTTCAACTGGGTTATGG GCTGTAAGTGTCCGTGCGGCCAGAAAGTGGCTCCGGCGTTCTACCTCGTGCCCTCCAAGGTGGAATGGTCAAACATCGTGCAAAACGTGCAGGTCACCGTCTGA
- the LOC128670399 gene encoding ADP-ribosylation factor-like protein 16, with the protein MEDPDKRISVLCLGPKGSGKTTLLKKLQDADGVDYTYSPVPTIGTNIYEISYLNKHGKKQMTSVREVGGEMAPLWGNYLDGVEKIIYVVDTSNLCQISAAAVLLYTLLAEPRLRTAKFILVLSKMDAAYRQMRNEALLMLQHARLSKELKNAPKLLEASPLTGEGIEELRAFLAEPVKSAPMKITI; encoded by the exons atggAAGATCCAGATAAGAGAATAAGTGTTCTGTGTCTAGGCCCTAAAGGATCAGGAAAAACTACTTTATTGAAGAAATTGCAAGACGCCGATGGTGTAGATTACACTTACAGTCCAGTGCCGACAATTGGCACTAATATTTACGAAATAAGTTATTTGAACAAACATGGAAAGAAACAGATGACATCGGTGAGAGAAGTTGGGGGAGAGATGGCGCCACTGTGGGGCAATTATTTGGATGGAGTTGAAAAG ATAATATACGTGGTGGACACGTCCAACCTCTGCCAAATATCTGCAGCCGCCGTTCTTCTTTACACACTGTTAGCTGAACCTCGTCTCAGAACTGCCAAG TTCATCCTAGTCCTGAGTAAGATGGACGCTGCGTATCGTCAAATGCGCAACGAAGCATTACTCATGCTGCAGCACGCGCGACTCAGTAAGGAACTCAAGAACGCCCCCAAACTGCTGGAAGCTTCTCCCCTCACAGGCGAAGGCATTGAGGAGCTGAGGGCCTTCCTTGCAGAGCCTGTAAAATCTGCCcctatgaaaattactatttaa
- the LOC128670389 gene encoding dual specificity protein phosphatase MPK-4-like isoform X2, with translation MAKQVADVQIHASDSQDPLEDDNLDVSVDLIDERLYLGNLACARDYKTLEKLQVTHVLTIDVVPLPRSILDRANLTFKYIKLADVPKEDLISHLPETNEFIKEAIGDDGTVLVHCYFGVSRSAAVVVAYIMEKYRLCYEEAFDLVKSKRRFIHPNMGFQAQLKLFGHMGYRLNKDDPRFKQFRLKMAGQKLKQVKILPQQFADLVKPDPGLVRERPDPVVYRCKTCRRIVAGHTNLIPHLPKEVLDGYSETNLVDGHITVRDCPSACTLMWFVEPMAWMRGVQHELHGKLHCPKCQNKIGSFNWVMGCKCPCGQKVAPAFYLVPSKVEWSNIVQNVQVTV, from the exons ATGGCTAAACAAGTTGCTGATGTTCAGATCCACGCATCTGACTCGCAGGATCCATTGGAGGATGACAATCTGGACGTCAGTGTTGATCTGATTGATGAAAGGCTATATCTAG GTAACCTAGCATGTGCACGAGACTACAAGACCCTGGAGAAGCTGCAGGTCACTCATGTGCTGACCATAGACGTGGTACCCCTGCCGCGGAGCATACTTGACAGGGCCAATCTcacattcaaatatattaagt tggCTGACGTGCCCAAGGAAGACTTAATAAGTCATCTGCCAGAAACAAATGAGTTTATAAAGGAAGCTATAGGTGATGATGGCACAGTCCTTGTTCATTG ttacTTCGGCGTATCCCGATCAGCGGCAGTCGTAGTCGCCTACATTATGGAAAAATACAGACTCTGCTACGAAGAAGCTTTTGACTTGGTGAAGAGCAAGCGTCGGTTCATCCATCCTAACATGGGGTTCCAAGCTCAGCTCAAACTGTTCGGACACATGGGCTACAGGCTCAACAAGGATGATCCGAGGTTTAAGCAGTTCCGGCTGAAGATGGCTGGGCAGAAGTTGAAGCAAG TGAAAATTCTTCCCCAGCAATTCGCGGACCTGGTAAAGCCTGACCCGGGGCTGGTGCGGGAGCGGCCCGACCCCGTCGTGTACCGCTGCAAGACGTGTCGCCGCATCGTCGCGGGACACACCAACCTCATACCGCATCTACCCAAAGAG GTGCTAGACGGGTACAGTGAGACGAATCTAGTGGACGGACACATAACAGTACGGGATTGTCCGTCCGCGTGTACGCTGATGTGGTTCGTGGAGCCCATGGCGTGGATGCGCGGCGTGCAGCACGAACTGCACGGCAAACTGCACTGCCCCAAGTGTCAGAACAAGATCGGCAGCTTCAACTGGGTTATGG GCTGTAAGTGTCCGTGCGGCCAGAAAGTGGCTCCGGCGTTCTACCTCGTGCCCTCCAAGGTGGAATGGTCAAACATCGTGCAAAACGTGCAGGTCACCGTCTGA